A single window of Caldicellulosiruptor bescii DSM 6725 DNA harbors:
- the xseB gene encoding exodeoxyribonuclease VII small subunit produces MCEVQKDIKFEDAMKRLEEIVKSLEDGNLSLEEAIKLYEEGIRLTKVCNDILRSVEKRVVLIEKLNGEYIQDDITNDIYGGLGQKE; encoded by the coding sequence ATGTGTGAAGTGCAAAAAGATATAAAATTTGAAGATGCGATGAAAAGATTAGAGGAGATTGTAAAGAGCTTGGAAGATGGTAATCTTTCTCTTGAGGAGGCTATAAAGCTTTACGAAGAGGGAATTAGGCTTACAAAGGTTTGCAATGATATACTCCGCAGCGTGGAAAAGAGAGTAGTGTTAATTGAAAAACTAAATGGAGAATACATTCAAGATGACATTACCAATGATATTTATGGAGGCTTAGGGCAGAAAGAATGA
- the iorA gene encoding indolepyruvate ferredoxin oxidoreductase subunit alpha — MKKVLMGNEAVAYSLFINGVNVAVGYPGTPSTEVIETLKNFQDDDFYVEWSTNEKVALEIAAGASLAGARTVAAMKQVGLNVAADPLLSLSVVGVEGGLIVFVADDPGPHSSQTEQDTRNFARFCNLPVFDPSSPKEAFELIKPAFEISEKYKLPVLFRMTTRVCHSNQSIEFEFKREKRKIKGFEKKPDWVILPALSYKKHMELEQKLQDMKKELSVYNKVEGKGKIGIVTGGVSYFYVKEAIKGFEDLFSILKITVAHPLDEELILEFVKDKEILIFIEELDPVLEEEVKLILFENGRIISTYGKRNGYVPFAGELDVDKVKDIFYKVLSDKRFLMKNTFTDVLQIPKRQAQLCAGCPHRNSFLIVKYATKGQDVIFTGDIGCYTLGFAKPISTTDTCLCMGASITMAQGLKITDGSKKVIAFIGDSTFFHSGITGLVNSYYNRHNITICILDNLTTGMTGFQPHPGTGKKIYGEEGRKVSIESIVKGIGVEKVLMIDPYSDFTQNVDKVREFLNNDQLGVIVFRRECANLNSREGYFKINQNCLKCKVCLNVTGCPAIDEDENGNIFIDSVLCKGCGLCKNFCPYYAIEKVMENE; from the coding sequence ATGAAAAAAGTCTTAATGGGCAACGAAGCTGTAGCATATTCTCTTTTTATCAATGGCGTAAATGTTGCTGTTGGATATCCAGGTACGCCTTCAACAGAGGTCATAGAGACGTTGAAAAACTTTCAAGATGATGATTTTTATGTAGAATGGTCGACAAACGAAAAAGTAGCACTTGAGATAGCAGCAGGTGCGAGCCTTGCAGGTGCAAGAACTGTGGCTGCGATGAAACAAGTTGGTTTGAACGTTGCAGCAGACCCTCTTTTATCACTTTCGGTTGTAGGTGTAGAAGGCGGACTTATAGTGTTTGTAGCTGATGACCCTGGACCTCATTCCTCTCAGACAGAGCAAGACACTCGAAACTTTGCAAGGTTTTGCAACCTGCCAGTTTTTGACCCTTCTTCTCCAAAAGAGGCATTTGAACTCATAAAACCTGCTTTTGAGATTTCAGAAAAATACAAGCTGCCTGTGCTTTTTCGAATGACAACACGAGTTTGTCATTCGAACCAGTCAATTGAGTTTGAATTCAAAAGAGAAAAGAGGAAGATTAAAGGGTTCGAGAAAAAGCCAGACTGGGTTATTTTACCAGCCCTTTCGTACAAAAAACATATGGAACTTGAACAAAAGCTTCAGGATATGAAAAAAGAACTTTCTGTTTACAACAAAGTTGAAGGTAAAGGGAAAATAGGAATTGTAACGGGTGGAGTATCATATTTTTACGTGAAAGAAGCTATAAAGGGTTTTGAGGATTTGTTTTCAATCTTAAAGATTACAGTTGCCCATCCTTTAGATGAAGAACTTATATTGGAATTTGTAAAGGATAAAGAAATACTAATATTCATCGAAGAGCTTGACCCTGTTTTGGAAGAAGAAGTTAAACTAATACTTTTTGAGAATGGTAGAATCATCTCAACATATGGAAAACGAAATGGTTATGTTCCATTTGCAGGTGAACTTGATGTTGACAAAGTAAAGGACATTTTTTACAAGGTACTTTCTGACAAGCGATTCTTAATGAAAAATACATTTACGGATGTTCTGCAAATTCCCAAAAGACAAGCACAACTTTGTGCTGGATGTCCTCACAGGAATTCTTTTTTGATTGTCAAATATGCAACTAAAGGGCAGGATGTAATCTTCACAGGAGATATTGGTTGTTACACTCTTGGATTTGCTAAACCCATTTCAACAACAGACACTTGTCTTTGTATGGGTGCAAGTATTACTATGGCACAAGGTCTTAAAATTACAGATGGTTCAAAAAAGGTTATTGCCTTTATAGGGGATTCAACCTTTTTTCACAGCGGCATTACAGGACTTGTAAATAGCTACTACAATAGACACAACATAACCATATGCATTTTAGACAATCTGACAACTGGTATGACAGGATTTCAGCCTCATCCTGGAACAGGAAAGAAGATTTATGGGGAAGAAGGAAGAAAGGTTAGTATTGAAAGTATTGTAAAAGGAATAGGTGTTGAAAAAGTTTTAATGATTGACCCTTATTCAGATTTTACACAAAATGTAGACAAAGTAAGAGAATTTTTAAATAACGACCAACTTGGTGTAATAGTTTTTCGAAGAGAATGTGCCAACTTAAATTCAAGAGAAGGCTACTTTAAAATAAATCAGAACTGTTTAAAATGTAAGGTATGCTTGAATGTGACAGGCTGCCCTGCAATAGATGAAGATGAAAATGGGAATATTTTCATAGATTCAGTTTTGTGTAAAGGCTGTGGGCTTTGCAAAAATTTTTGTCCTTATTATGCGATTGAAAAGGTGATGGAAAATGAATGA
- the xseA gene encoding exodeoxyribonuclease VII large subunit, translating to MMISNIVSKKEWSVYELTSYLKKKVEMDVLLKNIYLKGEVIRPSVSGDHLYFELKDLEYDAKIKCVFFWFDKNVEIKHGSKVLVKGNVIFYEKEGIIELKVSEITDIGLGELFVKLKQLEEKLRQEGLFDSKYKKEIPRYPKKVGIVTSKNGAAIRDILNTIYTRFENIQVYIYSCSVQGQNAPYEICEGIEYFNTEEPVEVIIVGRGGGAFEDLMAFNNEMVVRKIFESKIPIISAVGHERDYVLSDFVADMRAITPTNAGEMVVSFQKQALEKLIEYQKKMKSAIEKKFNNVKEKVGILQYKLYQNSPANTVAKRAQDIDLYCHKLSFAISRKLHEAHRNLKNFEKRLADLNPESRLSIARTNFDICSKRLGEAFKKIFQQKEFAYKVNLEKLIALNPLNVLKRGYSITLHNSKILTSISQVSNGDEIVTQLSDGIIKSKVFFKQKGAESDV from the coding sequence ATGATGATAAGCAATATAGTTTCTAAGAAAGAATGGAGCGTTTATGAGCTTACAAGCTATTTAAAAAAGAAAGTTGAAATGGATGTGCTTTTGAAAAACATATACCTAAAAGGTGAAGTTATAAGACCTTCAGTTTCAGGTGACCATCTTTATTTTGAACTGAAGGATTTAGAATATGATGCAAAAATAAAGTGTGTATTTTTTTGGTTTGACAAAAATGTTGAGATAAAGCATGGCTCAAAAGTGCTTGTAAAGGGCAATGTCATTTTTTATGAAAAAGAAGGGATAATTGAGCTAAAGGTAAGCGAAATCACTGATATAGGACTTGGAGAGCTGTTTGTAAAATTAAAACAACTTGAAGAAAAGCTAAGACAGGAGGGACTTTTTGATTCAAAATACAAAAAAGAAATTCCACGTTATCCTAAAAAAGTGGGAATAGTTACTTCAAAAAATGGCGCAGCAATCAGGGACATTCTTAATACAATTTATACCCGATTTGAAAACATTCAGGTATATATTTACAGCTGCTCAGTTCAGGGACAAAACGCTCCATATGAGATTTGCGAAGGAATAGAATATTTTAACACCGAGGAGCCTGTTGAGGTTATTATTGTTGGACGTGGTGGCGGCGCATTTGAAGATTTAATGGCGTTCAACAATGAGATGGTAGTAAGGAAGATATTTGAATCTAAAATTCCTATTATATCAGCGGTAGGGCATGAGAGGGACTATGTTTTAAGTGACTTTGTTGCGGACATGAGGGCTATAACTCCCACCAATGCCGGCGAAATGGTGGTGAGTTTTCAGAAACAGGCACTGGAGAAACTGATTGAATATCAAAAGAAAATGAAAAGTGCAATTGAAAAGAAATTTAATAATGTCAAAGAGAAAGTAGGAATACTTCAATACAAATTATACCAAAATTCGCCAGCAAATACCGTTGCAAAACGTGCACAGGATATTGATTTGTATTGCCACAAGCTTTCTTTTGCAATTAGTAGAAAGCTCCATGAAGCTCATAGAAATTTGAAGAATTTTGAAAAAAGATTGGCTGATTTGAATCCTGAATCAAGGCTTTCGATTGCGAGAACAAATTTTGATATATGTAGCAAAAGGCTTGGGGAAGCTTTCAAGAAGATTTTTCAGCAAAAAGAGTTTGCATATAAGGTAAATCTGGAAAAATTAATTGCTCTAAATCCTCTTAATGTTTTAAAGAGGGGGTATTCTATAACATTACATAATTCTAAGATTTTGACTTCCATTTCGCAGGTAAGTAATGGAGATGAGATAGTTACTCAACTTTCAGATGGTATAATAAAATCTAAGGTGTTTTTCAAGCAAAAAGGAGCTGAAAGTGATGTGTGA
- a CDS encoding polyprenyl synthetase family protein, which yields MISRKLEEYIYLSQKKVEENLEKILKERSPEIIYQAMRYSVFAGGKRLRPLLCLLSYQMVSKDQIVDEKILDIASAIELIHTYSLIHDDLPAMDNDVLRRGKPTNHVVFGEAIAILAGDALLNLAAEVCMDWILRYGCDKNLVKAAKYLFWASGVEGMIGGQVIDITNSGQDIKSEELLFEMHLKKTSRLIQASCVCGALVAAAEDDVVSDLEEYGKNLGLAFQIRDDVLDVIGDSKKVGKSIGKDIKEKKNTFVTFYGLGKAQQLVEHYSKKAIDVIKKYDNSELLIELTNYLINREK from the coding sequence ATGATAAGCAGGAAATTAGAGGAATATATATACCTTTCACAGAAAAAAGTAGAAGAGAATTTAGAAAAAATTTTAAAAGAAAGGTCTCCAGAAATAATATATCAGGCTATGCGATACAGCGTTTTTGCAGGGGGAAAAAGGCTAAGACCTTTGCTGTGTTTGCTTTCATATCAGATGGTTTCAAAAGACCAAATAGTAGACGAAAAGATTTTGGATATTGCATCTGCAATAGAACTTATTCACACTTATTCTCTTATTCACGACGACTTGCCGGCGATGGACAATGATGTTTTGCGCAGAGGAAAACCGACAAATCATGTTGTGTTTGGAGAAGCAATAGCTATTTTAGCAGGAGATGCACTTTTAAATTTAGCAGCAGAAGTTTGCATGGACTGGATATTGCGTTATGGCTGTGATAAAAATTTAGTAAAAGCAGCTAAATACCTTTTCTGGGCATCTGGTGTGGAAGGTATGATAGGTGGTCAGGTTATTGATATAACAAACTCTGGACAGGATATTAAAAGTGAAGAACTTTTGTTTGAGATGCACTTGAAGAAAACCTCAAGATTGATTCAGGCATCGTGTGTATGCGGAGCTCTTGTAGCAGCCGCAGAAGATGATGTTGTATCTGACTTGGAGGAATACGGTAAAAATCTTGGTCTTGCCTTTCAAATAAGAGATGATGTTTTGGATGTTATTGGTGACAGTAAAAAAGTGGGCAAGAGCATAGGAAAGGATATAAAAGAAAAGAAGAATACCTTTGTAACCTTTTATGGTTTGGGAAAAGCACAACAGCTTGTTGAACATTATTCTAAGAAAGCCATAGATGTGATAAAAAAGTATGACAATTCAGAACTTCTTATAGAGCTTACCAATTATTTGATAAACAGAGAAAAGTAG
- a CDS encoding MFS transporter: MFKLNADLTSDNSLRKSLNFVILGITFGIVFFNVTTGSPVAGFAKAIGFGDLMYGVMLALPVLGGVAQVFASYFLEKSKKRKFIFLISGFIHRLPWALIAILPLILRKGSYILLFFLVLLMTISSISNSFTNVSFWSWINDLVPMHIRGRFFSRRATISTIVGMLSGLAIGKFLDIYNNLLGFSIVFVFAAIMGMLDIACFFFVKDIPMKVQNQQTDLKNMFVSTLKNNHFKKFMVFFIIWNFGLSIAGPYFNMYMIKNLKMSYFDIILLTQIVSNIVTILTLPYIGRVVDKIGNRPMLLFAASILSFLPIVWCFTNENNYKYLVAIISIFAGLLWPIIDMSNNNLILKLSDQTQTSMYVGVINMFNAIFGSAIPIILGGYLIEDIAPYVVTFFKNYMHFDITTYHVAFFVSGFLRFLSVIYLKKNVKEPGAKSLKNVIKSKIKRS; this comes from the coding sequence ATGTTCAAATTAAACGCAGACTTGACATCAGACAATTCACTGCGCAAAAGTCTCAATTTTGTAATACTTGGCATCACATTTGGCATAGTTTTTTTCAATGTAACAACAGGGTCACCAGTTGCAGGATTTGCAAAGGCTATAGGATTTGGCGATCTGATGTATGGTGTGATGCTTGCCCTGCCAGTGCTTGGTGGTGTAGCGCAAGTTTTTGCATCTTATTTTCTTGAAAAGTCAAAAAAAAGAAAGTTTATATTTTTAATAAGCGGATTTATTCACAGACTACCATGGGCATTAATTGCCATTTTGCCACTGATTTTAAGAAAAGGCTCGTATATTTTGTTATTCTTTCTGGTACTATTGATGACAATATCTTCAATATCTAATTCGTTTACAAATGTTTCTTTCTGGTCATGGATTAATGACTTGGTCCCAATGCACATAAGAGGTAGGTTCTTTTCCAGAAGAGCAACAATCTCTACCATAGTTGGAATGCTCAGCGGACTTGCCATTGGTAAATTTCTGGACATTTATAATAACCTTTTAGGATTTTCTATAGTTTTTGTGTTTGCAGCTATAATGGGAATGCTTGATATTGCTTGTTTTTTCTTTGTAAAAGATATTCCTATGAAGGTCCAAAATCAACAAACTGATCTGAAAAATATGTTTGTTTCAACACTTAAAAATAATCATTTTAAAAAATTTATGGTCTTTTTTATCATTTGGAATTTTGGACTTAGCATTGCAGGTCCGTACTTTAATATGTATATGATAAAAAACCTCAAAATGAGTTATTTTGATATAATTCTCCTGACCCAGATTGTGAGCAACATTGTAACCATACTCACATTACCATACATAGGAAGAGTGGTAGATAAAATAGGTAACAGACCCATGCTCCTTTTTGCAGCAAGTATTTTGTCGTTCTTGCCTATTGTATGGTGCTTTACTAATGAAAACAATTACAAGTATTTAGTAGCTATAATAAGTATTTTTGCAGGACTGTTGTGGCCTATAATTGATATGAGTAACAATAATTTAATCCTGAAACTATCTGATCAAACCCAAACATCTATGTATGTTGGTGTTATAAACATGTTCAATGCAATATTTGGATCGGCTATTCCAATTATACTTGGAGGCTATCTTATAGAAGATATCGCACCTTATGTTGTTACTTTTTTCAAAAATTATATGCATTTTGATATAACTACATATCATGTTGCATTCTTTGTATCAGGTTTTTTAAGATTTTTATCTGTGATTTATCTTAAAAAGAACGTAAAGGAACCCGGCGCAAAGAGCCTCAAGAATGTTATCAAGAGTAAAATAAAAAGATCATAA
- the spoVT gene encoding stage V sporulation protein T encodes MKATGIVRRIDDLGRVVIPKEIRRTLKIREGDPLEIYTDNEGEVILRKYSPIGEMGAFAKEYAETLHQVSGHIIIITDRDRVIAVAGASKKDYMDKPLSQELERVIEENSIVVVKSENDMSSIPIVEGDTTRYTAQIVSPILSEGSVIGSVIMCSTQSNVVMGDSEYKLVQAATSFFGKQLEQ; translated from the coding sequence ATGAAGGCAACAGGGATTGTAAGAAGAATTGATGATTTGGGAAGAGTTGTAATCCCGAAAGAAATAAGAAGAACTCTTAAAATCAGAGAAGGTGACCCGCTTGAAATATATACCGATAACGAAGGTGAGGTAATCTTAAGGAAATATTCACCGATAGGCGAAATGGGAGCATTTGCCAAAGAATATGCTGAAACACTTCATCAGGTAAGTGGACATATCATAATTATCACTGATAGAGATAGAGTAATTGCTGTTGCAGGTGCTTCTAAAAAGGATTATATGGATAAGCCTTTGAGCCAAGAACTGGAAAGGGTGATAGAAGAAAATTCTATTGTTGTTGTGAAATCTGAAAATGACATGAGCAGCATACCGATTGTCGAAGGTGACACAACAAGATATACTGCGCAGATAGTAAGTCCTATACTTTCCGAAGGAAGTGTAATCGGTAGCGTGATTATGTGTTCAACACAATCCAATGTTGTTATGGGTGACTCAGAGTACAAGCTTGTTCAAGCTGCAACATCTTTTTTCGGAAAACAGCTTGAACAGTAG